The following are encoded in a window of Alphaproteobacteria bacterium genomic DNA:
- a CDS encoding GMC family oxidoreductase N-terminal domain-containing protein produces the protein MEMTYDYIIVGGGSAGCVLAARLSEKSECRVLLIEAGRDIKDGATPDEILDSFAARAFLDKRFLWNDLRVTTERMPQNQPDAPRARLRKYEQARVLGGGSSINGQLANRGGPVDYDEWESRGAKGWNWNSVLPYFRKLERDMDFDDPLHGKDGPMPIRRIFPEMWAGHGKAMAAGFEELGYRYVADQNGAFEDGYHPFTISNAYDRRVPTAIAYLTPTVRARSNLTIETDATVAALLFEGRKCAGVRVAMRGEEREFRANEVILSAGAIHSPAIMLRAGIGAPGHLRDLGIDVRHALQGVGKRLMDHPSVALAAFIRPHARLNGRTRRHLLVGLRFSSGLPDMPVSDMAVSVSTKAAWHAVGEQICSVTTWVNKTFSEAGEVLLESSDWRRSPRVDFRLLHDRRDVDRMMAALRHLRRVFDTKAVREVCDDPFAASFSEKVRQVGEINARNAFLTRIMATMLDGPAPFRRFLMRNFILEAPPLDKLLADDDALEAFIRRAAVGVWHASCSCRMGAEDDPMAVVDSEGRVRGIDGLRIVDASIMPTIPRANINLPTIMIAERIADLVKQSG, from the coding sequence ATGGAAATGACTTACGACTACATCATCGTTGGCGGCGGCTCCGCCGGTTGCGTTCTGGCGGCCCGCCTTTCGGAAAAAAGCGAGTGCCGCGTTCTGTTGATCGAGGCCGGCCGCGACATCAAGGACGGCGCCACGCCCGACGAGATTCTCGACAGCTTCGCCGCGCGTGCGTTCCTCGATAAACGCTTCCTGTGGAACGACCTGCGCGTCACGACCGAGAGAATGCCGCAGAACCAGCCGGACGCGCCGCGTGCGCGGCTGCGCAAATACGAGCAAGCGCGCGTCCTGGGCGGCGGTTCGTCGATCAACGGCCAGCTCGCCAATCGCGGCGGTCCCGTCGATTACGACGAATGGGAATCGCGCGGCGCAAAAGGGTGGAACTGGAATTCCGTCCTGCCCTATTTCCGCAAACTCGAACGCGACATGGATTTCGACGATCCGCTGCACGGCAAGGACGGCCCGATGCCGATCCGGCGGATCTTCCCGGAAATGTGGGCCGGGCACGGCAAGGCGATGGCGGCCGGCTTCGAAGAACTCGGCTATCGCTACGTCGCGGATCAGAACGGTGCGTTCGAGGACGGCTATCACCCCTTCACGATTTCGAACGCCTATGACCGGCGCGTGCCGACGGCGATCGCGTATCTCACGCCGACGGTGCGCGCCCGGTCCAATCTGACGATCGAAACCGACGCGACGGTCGCCGCGCTGTTGTTCGAGGGGCGCAAATGCGCCGGCGTGCGCGTTGCCATGCGCGGCGAAGAACGCGAATTCCGCGCGAACGAAGTCATACTTTCCGCGGGCGCCATCCATTCGCCCGCGATCATGCTGCGCGCGGGCATCGGCGCGCCGGGCCATCTGCGCGATCTCGGCATCGATGTCCGTCACGCGCTCCAAGGCGTGGGCAAACGCTTGATGGACCACCCTTCCGTGGCCTTGGCCGCTTTCATACGGCCGCATGCGCGCCTCAACGGACGCACGCGCCGGCATCTTCTCGTGGGCTTGCGCTTCTCCTCCGGATTGCCGGATATGCCGGTCTCCGACATGGCGGTGTCGGTCTCGACGAAAGCCGCGTGGCACGCCGTGGGCGAGCAGATCTGCTCGGTCACGACATGGGTCAACAAGACCTTCTCGGAAGCCGGCGAAGTGCTTCTCGAATCGTCCGACTGGCGCCGATCGCCGCGCGTCGATTTCCGGCTGCTGCATGATCGGCGCGACGTCGATCGTATGATGGCCGCCCTACGCCATCTGCGCCGCGTGTTCGACACCAAGGCGGTGCGCGAGGTGTGCGATGATCCCTTCGCGGCCAGCTTCAGCGAAAAGGTGCGCCAGGTCGGCGAGATCAACGCCCGCAACGCCTTCCTGACCCGCATCATGGCGACGATGCTGGACGGCCCCGCGCCGTTTCGCCGCTTCCTGATGCGCAACTTCATCCTCGAAGCGCCGCCGCTCGACAAACTGCTGGCGGACGACGACGCGCTCGAGGCGTTCATCCGCCGTGCGGCCGTCGGCGTGTGGCACGCCTCGTGTTCGTGCCGCATGGGCGCCGAGGACGACCCGATGGCCGTGGTCGATTCCGAGGGCCGCGTGCGCGGCATCGACGGTTTGCGGATCGTCGACGCGTCGATCATGCCCACGATCCCCCGCGCCAATATCAACCTGCCCACGATCATGATCGCCGAACGAATCGCCGATCTGGTGAAACAATCCGGCTGA
- a CDS encoding dihydrodipicolinate synthase family protein, whose protein sequence is MKHDITRGVIAAPVTPFNPDESVDWRSLDSYLAEVAAGGPSGIAMNMAASEGGSLSVDEQLEVMRRTRKAAGGACAVVSGVVAASTSKAIELGKRLVEAGADALVVFPPLPTFVSKPLPVDVVVDFHRAIAEGTGVPIVAFHTPFVDYPPGTIKGLSAIKSIVALKDAAFNIERTAELVEEAEGTNIAVMTGNDTFILEAMLLGCKGALIGFAGTATAKLVEMNRLAQAGKATEAYAIWNQIGPWARITWRAPLRDYRVRMKYALVRQGLIAHATARLPQPGISDIDKADIDRCFERYGLDDPAYLPAGRRISAGRAAE, encoded by the coding sequence ATGAAGCACGACATTACACGCGGCGTTATCGCCGCACCGGTAACGCCGTTCAATCCGGACGAGTCCGTCGATTGGCGTTCGCTCGACTCCTACCTCGCCGAAGTCGCCGCCGGCGGTCCCTCGGGCATCGCCATGAATATGGCCGCCAGCGAAGGCGGCTCGCTCAGCGTCGACGAGCAGCTCGAAGTGATGCGCCGGACCCGCAAAGCCGCGGGGGGCGCTTGCGCGGTCGTGTCGGGCGTTGTCGCCGCGAGCACGAGCAAGGCGATCGAACTTGGCAAGCGCTTGGTCGAGGCGGGGGCGGATGCGCTGGTCGTCTTCCCGCCGTTGCCGACTTTCGTGTCCAAGCCGCTGCCCGTGGATGTCGTCGTCGATTTCCACCGCGCGATCGCCGAAGGCACCGGCGTGCCGATCGTCGCGTTCCACACGCCCTTCGTCGATTACCCGCCGGGCACGATCAAGGGCCTGTCGGCGATCAAATCGATCGTGGCGCTGAAGGATGCCGCGTTCAACATCGAGCGCACGGCCGAACTTGTCGAGGAAGCCGAAGGCACCAATATCGCGGTGATGACCGGCAACGATACCTTCATCCTCGAAGCGATGCTGCTGGGCTGCAAAGGCGCCTTGATCGGCTTCGCTGGCACCGCCACCGCCAAACTGGTCGAGATGAATCGCCTCGCTCAAGCCGGGAAGGCCACCGAAGCCTATGCGATCTGGAACCAGATCGGGCCTTGGGCGCGCATTACGTGGCGGGCGCCGCTGCGCGATTATCGCGTGCGCATGAAGTACGCGCTGGTTCGCCAAGGACTGATCGCGCATGCGACGGCGCGTCTGCCGCAGCCGGGAATCAGCGATATCGATAAGGCCGATATCGATCGTTGCTTCGAACGCTACGGCCTGGACGATCCCGCGTATTTGCCCGCGGGCCGTCGGATCTCCGCGGGGCGCGCGGCCGAGTAA
- a CDS encoding alcohol dehydrogenase catalytic domain-containing protein — MLALRKLAPAPGVSLVDVPLPAPPGPGEALLEVLAVGVCGSDLHIDRWAPGYWHLAKALPLTMGHEFVARVVAAPGDPSLMPGARVAVVPATTCGKCEACMRADLDSCQDRRGIGVMRDGGFARYVCVPARNCVPVPDSLPDDVAALAEPVAVGFNAVATARVAKGERVIVFGPGTIGQGIALLAKRAGADVTIVGHDDAARLSVLEGLAAGAIYDTSRRADAAAVRALAGSFDIAFDAAGARPAFDAAFAALRPTGRLVAVGIQHAPIEVDMVRLVRKRLSIVGAFSSPASIWPDVIAVLAREPATFAPMVTHRYPLAEIGAAFAAAHARQASKAIVFPI, encoded by the coding sequence ATGCTGGCGCTGCGCAAGCTCGCACCCGCACCCGGCGTATCGCTTGTCGATGTCCCGCTGCCGGCCCCGCCGGGGCCCGGCGAGGCGTTGCTCGAAGTCCTTGCGGTCGGGGTGTGCGGCAGCGATCTGCATATCGATCGCTGGGCGCCGGGATATTGGCATCTCGCGAAGGCCTTGCCGCTGACGATGGGCCACGAATTCGTCGCCCGCGTCGTGGCCGCCCCCGGCGATCCGTCGCTGATGCCGGGTGCGCGCGTCGCCGTCGTTCCGGCCACGACTTGCGGCAAATGCGAAGCTTGCATGCGTGCCGATCTGGACTCGTGCCAGGATCGGCGCGGAATCGGCGTGATGCGCGACGGCGGTTTCGCGCGCTATGTCTGCGTTCCGGCGCGCAATTGCGTCCCGGTGCCCGACAGCCTTCCCGACGATGTCGCCGCTTTGGCGGAACCCGTCGCCGTCGGCTTCAACGCCGTCGCCACCGCCCGCGTGGCGAAGGGCGAGCGGGTTATCGTGTTCGGGCCGGGGACGATCGGGCAAGGGATCGCGCTTCTCGCCAAACGTGCCGGCGCCGACGTGACGATCGTCGGCCATGACGACGCGGCCCGGCTGTCGGTGCTGGAGGGGCTCGCGGCGGGTGCCATTTACGACACATCCCGGCGGGCCGACGCGGCGGCCGTTCGCGCGCTCGCCGGTTCGTTCGATATCGCCTTCGATGCGGCGGGGGCACGCCCCGCTTTCGATGCGGCGTTCGCGGCGCTGCGGCCGACAGGGCGGCTTGTCGCCGTCGGGATCCAGCACGCGCCGATCGAGGTCGATATGGTGCGCTTGGTCCGCAAGCGCCTTTCGATCGTCGGTGCTTTCAGCTCGCCCGCGTCCATCTGGCCGGACGTGATCGCCGTGCTGGCGCGCGAGCCGGCGACATTCGCGCCGATGGTCACGCATCGCTATCCGCTCGCCGAGATCGGTGCGGCATTTGCCGCCGCCCATGCGCGGCAGGCCTCGAAGGCGATTGTCTTTCCGATTTGA
- a CDS encoding alpha-hydroxy-acid oxidizing protein produces MKPESASPAVDPWKAFSGGAGERGLGRVLSLNDFEPLARARLPRPIFGYVSGAAETNAALDASRHAFEKWRFVTRVLCDVSARSQSIDLFGTTYSSPFGIAPMGLAALSAFDGDRVAARAAALAGIPYVLSGSSLTRLEDVAQAAPGSWFQAYLPGDEGRIGALLDRVEKAGFRTLVVTVDIPVAGNRENNIRAGFSTPLRPTLRLAWDGIVRPRWLCGTFLRTLLTTGMPHFENSFAERGAPILSPKVDRDFSNRAHFNWDHVRRIRARWKGAFVLKGILSPADAAEARRTGVDGVIVSNHGGRQLDYAAAPMQVLSSIVAEAGGMTIMMDGGVRRGTDVIKALALGARAVFIGRPFNYAASTYGEAGIAHAIRLLRGEVDRNLAMLGIDDIAKLDRKALIAADA; encoded by the coding sequence ATGAAACCGGAATCCGCTTCTCCCGCCGTCGATCCCTGGAAAGCCTTTAGCGGCGGGGCGGGCGAACGCGGCTTAGGCCGCGTGTTGTCGTTGAACGATTTCGAGCCGTTGGCGCGCGCGCGTCTGCCGCGGCCGATCTTCGGATACGTGTCGGGTGCCGCGGAAACCAATGCCGCGCTGGATGCAAGCCGTCACGCGTTCGAAAAATGGCGCTTCGTCACGCGCGTGCTGTGCGACGTTTCGGCGCGCAGCCAGAGCATCGATCTTTTCGGCACGACCTATTCTTCGCCCTTCGGCATTGCGCCGATGGGACTTGCCGCCTTGTCCGCGTTCGACGGCGATCGCGTCGCCGCGCGCGCGGCCGCGCTTGCGGGCATTCCCTATGTGCTGAGCGGATCGTCGTTGACGCGGCTGGAGGACGTTGCCCAAGCCGCGCCGGGCAGCTGGTTTCAGGCCTATCTGCCGGGCGACGAAGGGCGGATCGGCGCGTTGCTCGACCGGGTCGAGAAGGCGGGATTCCGCACGCTCGTGGTGACCGTGGATATTCCCGTGGCCGGCAATCGCGAAAACAATATTCGGGCCGGTTTCTCGACGCCGCTACGCCCGACCTTGCGCTTGGCCTGGGATGGTATCGTCCGGCCGCGTTGGCTGTGCGGCACCTTCTTGCGGACGTTGTTGACGACGGGAATGCCGCATTTCGAGAATTCGTTCGCCGAACGTGGCGCGCCGATTCTGTCGCCAAAGGTCGATCGCGACTTCTCCAATCGCGCCCATTTCAATTGGGATCATGTCCGGCGGATCCGTGCCCGCTGGAAAGGCGCCTTCGTCTTGAAGGGAATTTTGAGCCCTGCGGATGCTGCCGAAGCGCGACGGACGGGCGTCGATGGCGTGATCGTTTCGAACCATGGCGGCCGGCAGCTCGACTATGCGGCGGCGCCGATGCAAGTGTTGTCGTCGATCGTCGCCGAGGCGGGCGGCATGACGATCATGATGGATGGCGGCGTGCGACGCGGTACCGATGTCATCAAGGCACTTGCGTTGGGCGCGCGCGCCGTCTTTATCGGCCGGCCGTTTAACTACGCCGCGTCGACCTATGGCGAAGCGGGGATCGCGCATGCGATCCGTCTTCTGCGCGGCGAAGTCGATCGAAATCTTGCGATGCTGGGGATCGACGATATCGCGAAACTCGATCGTAAAGCGCTGATCGCCGCCGACGCCTGA